In a single window of the Bacteroidales bacterium genome:
- a CDS encoding Crp/Fnr family transcriptional regulator — MICQCESCDLRTLFYSSIGIEDVDKYCASRREVNLSAGEDLIKQGDVIKDFIYLKEGLVKLYRDIDHGQTQIISFGRPYDFVSLLSVFSDDHYNYSVTAIEDSVACLFDLNEIKHLIQTNGAFALHLIQIQNRSSDRIIINSLDLLQKRLYGRVATIILYFANEIYKSDEFEFPISRKEMAQYIGMSIENVIRAISAFRKDKIIQVYGKNLAILDRKRLESMRDHS, encoded by the coding sequence ATGATTTGTCAATGTGAATCCTGTGATTTAAGAACCCTCTTCTACTCTTCTATTGGGATAGAAGATGTAGATAAATACTGCGCATCGAGGCGAGAAGTAAACCTAAGTGCTGGAGAAGATTTAATAAAGCAGGGCGATGTAATAAAAGATTTTATTTACCTGAAAGAAGGATTGGTAAAACTTTACAGAGACATTGACCATGGCCAGACACAAATTATAAGCTTTGGAAGACCCTACGATTTTGTAAGCCTGCTTTCTGTTTTTTCCGATGATCATTATAATTATTCCGTAACCGCCATTGAAGATAGTGTTGCCTGCTTATTTGATTTAAACGAAATAAAACATTTGATTCAGACAAATGGTGCTTTTGCTTTGCACCTTATTCAAATCCAAAACCGATCTAGCGACAGAATAATCATAAATTCACTCGATTTACTTCAAAAACGGCTGTACGGTAGAGTGGCTACAATCATATTATACTTTGCTAATGAGATTTATAAAAGCGATGAATTTGAATTTCCTATTTCCAGGAAAGAAATGGCGCAATACATTGGAATGAGTATCGAAAATGTGATCCGAGCAATTTCTGCTTTCAGAAAAGATAAGATTATCCAGGTTTATGGGAAAAACCTAGCTATTCTTGATCGGAAACGCCTTGAAAGTATGCGAGACCATAGCTAA